A segment of the Vibrio parahaemolyticus genome:
CAAGTTGATCTACGTTTTGCTTAAAATGATATTTAAATGCATTTCGTGAAATGAGTTTGGCCCTTGGAACGGGTAAAGCTATCTCATGTGCTTCTTCAATCATTGGTTTAACACGTGCATACATGAACTTGCGTGTAAACTGATCGTATAAGTCACTCAGCCTAGCTTTGCCACCGTTTGGAATGGTTTTAGCAAATCGTCGAATATGTTTAATGTCTTGTTGAGTGACTCCACGATAAGGACTTCCATATCTGGTTTTCGGGCCACTTTTGCCTAACTCAGGGTCTTGGTCAAATGACGGTGCTTCAGGTAAAGACTGATTCGTTCCGCAATTTCTCCATAAAGGGAGTAGAGCATTGACGTGAGAACCGTAATACCAGTAACGATTTAAAATTTTTGCTACATAACTGCGGCTGCGACCTGATGTTTCTATCAATCGATGTAGGATTGAACTGCTATCGATAAAAAGATAGTTGTAACGTAGTGCGTCGTTATCGATTAACGGGGCAATAATGTTGAAGCTGTTATCTCTGCGTTGTAACCACTTTCTGCGCTTCTTATCCTTCAGTAACTCTTCGTCCGACATGTATAGGTAAGGGCTAAAGGAATGCTCTAGCACTTTCCATTTGCCCAGCTCTATTTGGCTCAACGTATCACTCAGCATAATCGTATGAGGCCTTTTAGGGCGTTCAACATTGAGCTGAGTGACAGCAATCAGGTCGAGGTCTTGGCAAATATCTACGATAAGATATTCAAGCCCTTTTTTGCCATCGACTAATTTTTGATTAATTCTCATCGTGTTGCGAAATCATCATTACAGGGCGAAAAACTTCGATGCGCTCATTCAGATCAACGTCTAGTTGACCTGAATACGCAAGATGTTGAAATATCTCCAACGCAGCAAGTTCGGTTACATCGTGTACTAATGATGCGTGATTCAAATGCTGCTTTAGAGTTTTCTCTGGGGCGTTTATAAGGCTTCTGGTTAGAGTGTTTAACATCCCTTCGCACAGTGGGCCTTCGATTCGACTCTCGCGTATATGATGGTAGGTTTCTCTATGCCATTGAAGGTTGTATGTTTTGTTGGGGTTTAAGTCTTCATCTGTTATTTGCGTTAGGTGATGGTTATAACGCCCCCAGTACATCTCTTCAATTTTGAACTTTTGTTGGGTTCGTGTGACTTTTTGGGGAGACTCAAATTCAGTGTTTAGTGCTGAGCTCGGTTTATAGTTATATGGCTGAATGCCAAGC
Coding sequences within it:
- a CDS encoding TnsA endonuclease N-terminal domain-containing protein, with the protein product MKIVKQPYITNYELRKLEKHLKKIKNGEYEPYITVRRSNSVGLSHIVFSHKTKRCHHLFSLGELALFFHLEHDPEVLDIQEQYPLPINETLKWAKYLNYRHPAKYKERDGKDIPAATMTTDFVVTLYDAMRDQLGIQPYNYKPSSALNTEFESPQKVTRTQQKFKIEEMYWGRYNHHLTQITDEDLNPNKTYNLQWHRETYHHIRESRIEGPLCEGMLNTLTRSLINAPEKTLKQHLNHASLVHDVTELAALEIFQHLAYSGQLDVDLNERIEVFRPVMMISQHDEN